CGTCACCGAGGGCGCCCGGCACGGCGACTCCATCGCCGTCAACGGCGTGTGCCTGACCGTCGTCGACCACGAGGGCGCGGAGTTCACCGCCGACGTGATGGCCGAGACGCTGGACCGCTCCAGCCTCGGCGGCCTCGGCCCCGGTGACCGGGTCAACCTGGAGCGCCCCACCGCCGTCGGCGGGCGCCTCGGCGGGCACCTGGTGCAGGGCCACGTGGACGGCACCGGCGAGATCACGGCGCGCAAGACCTCCGACAACTGGGAGGTCGTCACCGTCTCACTGCCGGCCGGCCTCTCCCGCTACGTCGTGGAGAAGGGCTCCATCACCGTCGACGGCGTCAGCCTCACCGTCGTGGAGGCGGGCCCCGACTTCTTCACGATCAGCCTCATCCCCACGACGCTCGCGCTCACCACCCTCGGCTTCAAGCAGCCGGGGGACAGGGTCAACCTGGAGGTCGACATCGTCGCCAAGTACGTCGAGCGGCTTGTCGCCCCGCACGCGGCCCGCGCGGACGGAGCCCGGGAGTGAGCGCCCTGGACTCCCTCAACGGCGTGGCCTTCTCGGTGTTCGGCGAGGACATCAAGTGGGCCGACATGACCGGCAACGTGCTGGGGCTGGGAGCCCTCGCCCTCGGCTGGCGCCGCTCGGTGGCGGTCTGGCCGGCCCAGTTGCTCTCCGGCGCGGTGCTCGTCGTCGCGTACGCCTCCGCCGGCCTCACCGGCGGCGTCGGCAAGCAACTGCTCGTCGTCGGCGTCTCGGTGTGGGGCTGGGCGCAGTGGACGCGCGGCCGGCGCGAGAGCGGGGCGATACGGGTGCGCTTCGCCACCTGGACCGAGCGCGCCTGGCTCGTCGCCGCCACCGCGGCCGGCACCACCGCCGTGGCCCTGCTCTTCCTCGCCGTCCCGTCGCTGTCCTGGAACCCCTGGCCGGACGCCTACCTGTTCACCGGCTCCGTCGCCGCCATGGTCGCCATGGCCCGCGGCTGGGTCGAGTTCTGGTTCGCCTGGCTCGC
The Streptomyces sp. CNQ-509 DNA segment above includes these coding regions:
- a CDS encoding riboflavin synthase, giving the protein MFTGIVEELGEVVAVEELPDAARFRLRGPVVTEGARHGDSIAVNGVCLTVVDHEGAEFTADVMAETLDRSSLGGLGPGDRVNLERPTAVGGRLGGHLVQGHVDGTGEITARKTSDNWEVVTVSLPAGLSRYVVEKGSITVDGVSLTVVEAGPDFFTISLIPTTLALTTLGFKQPGDRVNLEVDIVAKYVERLVAPHAARADGARE
- a CDS encoding nicotinamide mononucleotide transporter family protein, coding for MSALDSLNGVAFSVFGEDIKWADMTGNVLGLGALALGWRRSVAVWPAQLLSGAVLVVAYASAGLTGGVGKQLLVVGVSVWGWAQWTRGRRESGAIRVRFATWTERAWLVAATAAGTTAVALLFLAVPSLSWNPWPDAYLFTGSVAAMVAMARGWVEFWFAWLAVDAVGVPLAYSSDLKFSALVYVVYGVVVLLGLRAWWTASRRTAPPAAGRPEALEGAAA